The Mercurialis annua linkage group LG2, ddMerAnnu1.2, whole genome shotgun sequence genome contains a region encoding:
- the LOC126666935 gene encoding calcium-binding protein KRP1-like encodes MASSQQNQPSDFHDYLPVMADKLGGEGLISELCNGFGLLMDKEKGVITFESLKRNSAVLGLQDLSDEDLRSMVKEGDFDGDGALNQMEFCVLMFRLSPELMEESRFLLEEALLQELKDFPY; translated from the coding sequence ATGGCATCTTCACAGCAAAACCAGCCATCAGATTTCCATGATTACTTGCCCGTAATGGCGGATAAGCTCGGCGGGGAGGGGCTTATTAGCGAGCTATGTAACGGGTTCGGTCTGCTGATGGATAAAGAAAAGGGAGTGATCACTTTTGAGAGTTTGAAGAGGAACTCAGCTGTGCTAGGTTTGCAGGATTTGAGTGATGAGGATTTAAGGAGTATGGTTAAAGAAGGTGACTTTGATGGGGATGGTGCTCTTAATCAGATGGAGTTTTGTGTTCTGATGTTTAGACTGAGTCCTGAATTAATGGAGGAGTCTAGGTTTTTGTTAGAGGAGGCTCTTCTTCAGGAGTTGAAGGATTTTccttattga